The Gadus macrocephalus chromosome 20, ASM3116895v1 genome includes a region encoding these proteins:
- the dachd gene encoding dachshund d has translation MMMPHPLIPVSLPPASVTMAMSQMNHLSTIANMAAAAQGQSLPSRMVTSVIKMLGFQDRVPDSPSPAPSLEDHRRPGSHPSSHRSSSVSSSPARTESSSDRIPAHHNGLSMNHALLGLSPNMPPGPKEGDLAHDMSHEAKRMHHEKGQSTSQVLRKVKMSGR, from the exons ATGATGATGCCCCATCCGTTGATCCCCGTCAGCCTGCCGCccgcctccgtcaccatggcgaTGAGCCAGATGAACCATCTCAGCACCATTGCCAACATGGCGGCCGCAGCCCAGGGCCAGAGCCTGCCCTCCAGAATGGTCACCTCTGTGATAAAG ATGTTGGGGTTCCAGGATCGTGTGCCGGACAGTCCGTCCCCGGCGCCCTCTCTGGAGGACCACAGGAGGCCCGGCAGCCACCCGTCTTCCCACCGGAGCAGCAGCGTCTCCAGCTCCCCGGCCCGCACCGAGAGCTCCTCAGACAGGATAC cggCACACCACAACGGCCTGTCCATGAACCACGCCCTGCTAGGCCTCTCCCCCAACATGCCCCCCGGGCCCAAAGAGGGGGACCTGGCCCACGACATGAGTCACGAAGCAAAGAGGATGCACCATGAAAAAGGTCAGTCCACCTCCCAAGTTTTACGAAAAGTTAAGATGTCTGGAAGGTAA
- the zic2a gene encoding zinc finger protein ZIC 2a, which yields MLLDAGHQFPGLGVGSFARHHSASDMQERDLSLAQNSFVDSAHMGAFKLNHDLSPGQSSAFTTQAPGYPAATLGAHAAHVTSYASSPFNSTRDFLFRSRGFGESSPAGSQHTIFGPSAGSLHHSHSDSQGHILFPGIHDQHGSHGSTNVLNGQMRLGLPGEVFGRSDQYHQVSSPRTDPYSAAQLHNQYGSMNMNMGMNMAAHHHPGAFFRYMRQQCIKQELICKWIDPEQLSNPKKCCNKTFSTMHELVTHVSVEHVGGPEQSNHVCFWEECPRESKPFKAKYKLVNHIRVHTGEKPFPCPFPGCGKVFARSENLKIHKRTHTGEKPFQCEFEGCDRRFANSSDRKKHMHVHTSDKPYLCKMCDKSYTHPSSLRKHMKVHEASPSASDSSPAASSGYESSTPPGLVSPSTETHSNNNLSPASAVHNTTSHSGLSSNFSEWYV from the exons ATGTTATTGGATGCTGGTCACCAGTTCCCTGGACTGGGAGTAGGCTCATTTGCCAGGCATCACTCGGCAAGCGACATGCAGGAAAGAGACTTAAGTTTGGCCCAAAATAGCTTTGTAGACTCCGCACACATGGGTGCATTTAAGCTGAACCATGATCTTTCGCCGGGACAGAGCTCTGCCTTCACCACCCAGGCGCCAGGCTACCCCGCTGCGACTTTGGGGGCTCACGCCGCCCATGTCACCTCGTATGCAAGTTCTCCGTTTAACTCCACCAGGGACTTTCTCTTTCGCAGCCGGGGCTTCGGAGAATCATCTCCGGCGGGCAGCCAACACACCATTTTTGGCCCGTCGGCGGGTTCCCTCCATCACTCGCACTCAGACAGTCAAGGCCACATTCTCTTTCCCGGGATCCACGACCAGCATGGGTCCCATGGATCCACGAACGTATTAAACGGGCAAATGCGGCTTGGACTACCGGGTGAAGTTTTTGGACGCTCCGACCAGTACCACCAGGTTTCCAGCCCGAGGACCGACCCGTACTCCGCAGCGCAGCTCCACAACCAGTACGGTTCAATGAATATGAACATGGGGATGAACATGGCAGCCCATCACCACCCTGGTGCCTTTTTTCGTTACATGCGGCAGCAGTGCATCAAACAGGAGCTCATCTGCAAATGGATCGACCCCGAGCAGCTCAGCAACCCGAAGAAGTGTTGCAACAAAACTTTCAGCACCATGCATGAGTTAGTTACGCACGTCTCCGTGGAGCATGTCGGGGGGCCAGAGCAGAGTAACCACGTCTGCTTTTGGGAAGAGTGCCCCCGCGAGAGCAAACCGTTCAAGGCGAAATACAAACTGGTCAACCACATTCGGGTGCACACTGGGGAGAAACCCTTCCCATGCCCGTTCCCTGGCTGTGGAAAGGTCTTTGCGCGATCGGaaaacctgaagatccacaagCGAACGCATACAG GAGAAAAGCCGTTTCAGTGTGAATTTGAAGGATGTGACAGACGGTTTGCAAACAGCAGTGACCGAAAGAAACACATGCACGTTCACACGTCGGACAAGCCATACCTTTGCAAAATGTGTGACAAGTCCTACACCCATCCCAGCTCCCTACGCAAACACATGAAG GTCCACGAAGCCTCTCCATCAGCTTCTGACTCGTCTCCAGCCGCGAGCTCTGGCTATGAGTCCTCTACACCTCCCGGCTTGGTGTCCCCCAGCACCGAAAcccacagcaacaacaacctgtCCCCAGCCTCAGCTGTCCACAACACCACCAGTCACAGCGGCCTATCCTCCAATTTCAGTGAATGGTATGTGTAG
- the zic5 gene encoding zinc finger protein ZIC 5 — protein MEPPLSKRNPAIRLADLAATQPHPHQNMTGFPGLGGHHPLSHHAHLHPGELGNDPGVALTPFGPEHMAQTNALKLSPSQHHIQSHPEAQTAVSFTSTQTTVGFPVANPHSGYSSSRDFILRRELSASAMHALGDQHSSASSPHHHGMFISPTGAYGHTESGAHPLFTGLHEQASPGAHHHALNGQMRLGIPGDLYGRPEHFGHRTEHYGPSSLHSYNSMNLNVNIASAPHGAAGAFLRYMRQPIKQELICKWIDQEQSSKKPCSKTYSTMHELVNHVTVEHVGGPEQSSHVCFWEECPREGKAFKAKYKLINHIRVHTGEKPFPCPFPGCGKVFARSENLKIHKRTHTGEKPFKCEFDGCDRKFANSSDRKKHSHVHTSDKPYYCKVRGCDKSYTHPSSLRKHMKVHCKSPPPPSSNAGYISSSNPLGDSLSPHSEPLHRNRAANLSPQVTNLNEWYVCQGSGGPNHLHTPSSDVATSESDDEDSFRGSDPRTMH, from the exons ATGGAACCCCCTTTAAGCAAGAGGAATCCAGCGATAAGATTAGCGGATTTGGCAGCGACTCAACCCCATCCTCATCAGAATATGACAGGCTTCCCGGGGCTAGGGGGGCatcaccctctctcccaccatGCCCACCTCCACCCCGGGGAGCTGGGCAACGACCCTGGAGTGGCACTCACTCCATTTGGACCAGAGCACATGGCACAGACCAATGCTCTCAAACTTAGCCCATCACAGCACCACATTCAGAGCCATCCCGAAGCCCAGACCGCGGTGTCTTTCACTTCTACTCAGACTACAGTTGGTTTCCCCGTGGCTAACCCCCACTCAGGCTACTCAAGCAGCAGGGACTTCATCCTCAGGAGAGAACTCTCGGCCTCTGCTATGCATGCACTTGGCGACCAGCATAGTTCCGCCTCCTCCCCTCATCACCATGGTATGTTCATCTCCCCAACAGGTGCTTATGGCCACACGGAAAGTGGGGCCCATCCACTTTTCACTGGACTTCACGAGCAGGCATCCCCAGGTGCCCACCACCATGCCCTTAACGGGCAGATGCGTCTGGGTATACCGGGGGACCTCTACGGCAGGCCGGAGCACTTCGGGCACAGAACAGAGCACTATGGACCGTCCTCCCTCCACAGCTACAACTCCATGAACCTCAATGTTAACATCGCTTCAGCTCCTCACGGAGCGGCGGGGGCGTTTTTAAGATACATGCGGCAGCCCATAAAGCAAGAGTTGATCTGTAAATGGATCGACCAGGAGCAATCGTCCAAAAAGCCCTGCTCCAAAACGTACAGCACCATGCACGAGTTGGTGAACCACGTTACCGTGGAGCACGTCGGGGGACCAGAGCAGAGCTCCCACGTCTGTTTTTGGGAGGAATGCCCGCGCGAAGGAAAGGCGTTCAAGGCGAAGTACAAACTGATCAATCACATCCGAGTTCACACGGGAGAAAAGCCGTTCCCGTGTCCGTTCCCGGGCTGTGGAAAAGTTTTCGCCCGATCGGAAAACCTCAAGATTCACAAAAGGACTCACACAG GAGAGAAACCCTTCAAGTGCGAGTTTGACGGCTGTGACCGAAAATTCGCCAACAGCAGCGACCGGAAGAAGCACTCTCACGTTCACACCAGCGACAAGCCTTACTACTGCAAGGTGCGGGGCTGTGACAAGTCctacacacaccccagctccctGAGGAAACACATGAAGGTACACTGTAAGTCCCCACCACCGCCCTCCTCCAACGCCGGCTACATCTCCTCCAGCAACCCGCTCGGGGACTCGCTCTCGCCCCACTCGGAACCGCTACACAGGAACCGGGCCGCGAACCTATCGCCTCAGGTGACCAACCTCAACGAGTGGTACGTTTGCCAAGGGAGCGGGGGTCCCAACCATCTCCACACGCCCTCCAGCGACGTGGCAACGTCGGAGTCGGACGACGAGGACTCTTTCAGAGGTTCAGACCCGAGGACGATGCACTGA